The Rickettsiales bacterium genome includes a region encoding these proteins:
- a CDS encoding carbon-nitrogen hydrolase family protein, with amino-acid sequence MTMDKLKIACVQFTASDDIESNIIKVEKMVEKSALQGCSLITTPENTFRMEKTDSDKKYYNQDDHPAIIASSNMAKKHNIWLLIGSIAILSQDGTKYQKNFNRSLLFSPDGKIAAYYDKIHLFDVEVGDSHSYQESKRIKAGNKMGIVDTPWGKLGMTICYDLRFPQLYRQLAKAGARIITVPAAFTQKTGEAHWHTLLRARAIENSCFIIAPAQTGTHDDGKQTYGHSLIIDPWGKIIADGDVDETIITAELDLTIVEQVRKNLPSLTHDRDFS; translated from the coding sequence ATGACAATGGACAAACTAAAAATAGCGTGCGTACAATTTACCGCCAGTGATGACATTGAAAGCAATATCATTAAAGTTGAAAAAATGGTGGAAAAATCCGCGCTTCAAGGCTGTTCTCTTATAACAACTCCTGAAAATACATTCCGCATGGAAAAAACCGATAGCGATAAAAAATATTATAATCAAGATGATCATCCGGCGATAATCGCTTCTTCCAATATGGCAAAAAAACATAATATATGGCTACTTATTGGCAGCATAGCCATACTGTCGCAAGATGGCACAAAATATCAAAAAAACTTTAACCGCAGCCTACTTTTTAGTCCCGATGGAAAAATAGCCGCCTATTACGATAAAATACATTTATTTGATGTAGAGGTCGGCGACAGTCATTCATATCAAGAATCTAAAAGAATAAAGGCTGGAAATAAAATGGGAATCGTAGACACTCCATGGGGCAAACTAGGTATGACCATATGCTATGATTTAAGATTTCCACAACTATACAGGCAACTTGCAAAAGCGGGAGCTAGAATAATAACCGTACCAGCGGCGTTTACCCAAAAAACTGGGGAGGCTCACTGGCACACATTACTAAGAGCGAGAGCCATTGAGAATAGCTGTTTCATCATAGCCCCAGCTCAAACCGGCACCCATGACGATGGAAAACAAACCTACGGACATTCGCTAATAATTGACCCATGGGGAAAGATTATCGCTGACGGCGACGTTGATGAGACAATAATAACCGCAGAACTTGACTTAACAATTGTAGAACAGGTCAGAAAAAACCTACCAAGCCTAACCCATGATCGGGATTTTTCTTAA